A genome region from Hippopotamus amphibius kiboko isolate mHipAmp2 chromosome 1, mHipAmp2.hap2, whole genome shotgun sequence includes the following:
- the NPM1 gene encoding nucleophosmin isoform X2: MEDSMDMDMSPLRPQNYLFGCELKADKDYHFKVDNDENEHQLSLRTVSLGAGAKDELHIVEAEAMNYEGSPIKVTLATLKMSVQPTVSLGGFEITPPVVLRLKCGSGPVHISGQHLVAVEEDAESEDEEEEDVKLLSISGKRSAPGSGSKVPQKKVKLAADEDEDEDEDDDDDDDDDDDDDFDDEEAEEKAPVKKSVRDTPAKNAQKSNQNGKDSKPSTPRSKGQESFKKQEKTPKTPKGPSSVEDIKAKMQASIEKAH, from the exons ATGGAAGATTCGATGGACATGGACATGAGCCCCCTGCGGCCCCAGAACTATCTTTTCG GCTGTGAACTAAAGGCCGACAAAGATTATCACTTTAAGGTGGATAATGAtgaaaatgagcaccagttaTCTTTAAGAACG GTCAGTTTAGGGGCTGGTGCAAAGGATGAATTGCACATTGTTGAAGCAGAGGCGATGAATTATGAAGGCAGTCCAATTAAAGTAACACTGGCAACTTTGAAAATGTCTGTACAGCCAACG GTTTCTCTTGGGGGCTTTGAAATAACACCACCTGTGGTCTTACGGTTAAAGTGTGGTTCAGGGCCTGTGCATATTAGTGGACAGCACTTAGTAG ctgtggaggaggatgcagagtcagaagatgaggaggaggaggatgtgaaACTCCTAAGTATATCTGGAAAGCGTTCTGCTCCTGGAAGTGGTAGCAAGGTTCCACAG aaaaaagtaaagcttgctgctgatgaagatgaggatgaggatgaggatgatgacGACGACGACGATGA TGATGATGATGACGACTTTgatgatgaggaagctgaagagaAAGCTCCAGTGAAGAAA TCTGTGCGAGATACTCCAGCcaaaaatgcacaaaaatcaaaccagaatggaaaagactcAAAACCATCAACACCAAGATCAAAA GGTCAAGAGTCcttcaaaaaacaggaaaaaactcCCAAAACGCCGAAAGGACCTAGCTCTGTAGAAGACATT